AAATGGAGCATTATAAGAATATACGTTCTAAAGAAGTAAAAAAGACAACATGCAACATTGATATAAAAAATACAAAAGCAATTATAAATCTTGCCATTAAATTGGAGCTAATTACAGAAAATAAAATTTCAAAGGTGAAGAAATTTCATATCGGAGAAAGCAAGATTTTATCAATGAGTGAAACGGAAGTAAAGAAACTATTGGAAGCAATTGATAATCCAATGTTGTTAAACATAGTAAAGGTAGGACTATATTCCGGATGCAGAATTTCTGAGATATTAAATATCCAAAGAGATGATATAAATTTTAACAGCAGAATTTTAACAATTTCAAACAAAGAATCATTTAACACAAAAACTAAACTCAATAGAACAATTCCGCTAAGTGAAGAATTTTCACAGCTATTGAAATCAATTTTAGCAACGAAAAAATCGACAGATAACTATTATCTATTTACTGATAAGAGAAAAAATAAATATACCCGAGGAGCAATAGCTAAATTATTTAAACCATATATTCTCAAAGCAGGATTGAACAACAAATTTCATTTTCACTGTCTCAGACATACTTTCATTACACTACTCATAAAAAAAGGTGTAAGCATAAACTATGTGAAAGAGCTTGCCGGTCATACCGACATTAAAACTACTATGAATTATATACACATAGTTACAGATGATTTAAGGGACGCTGTGAGTAAAATTAATATTACTTTATAAAAACATAATCGGAGTTTTTATCTCTATTCTCATAGTGTTGAGTTCTAAAAATATTTATCAGTTTATTTTAAGATCAAAACAAAAAAATCCTTCCACTTAGTTGGACTTTTAGCAAGCATTTGGAAGAGTTTTTTAACAATCGAAGGTGTGAATTTTTAAGTACACTGGAACAGTCAAAAATTGTTTGTTTAGTTGTTTAAAACCTTAATTGTAACGAAATTTCAACTCTTCCAGTACTTAACGACTTACTAATGGATAGGATAGGATAGGATAGGATGTAGAAGAGAGAGTGTGTTGTATATGTCTTTATGTGTATAGATAAGTATAATGATATAAGCATTACAGTTAAGCTATAACAGGATAAAAGCCCATGATATTTTTATACTCTCTTCTCATCACTCTTTTTAACTCACCTTCATATCGTCGGTCTATAATGAAAGAATCGTGCACACACAGAACTAAAATATCTCTCTCGGCAAAATGAAGTAAAATTTTGTTCGCTATATTAGAGTCAAGGTTCATCAAAAGATGGCATTTCTTTGTGAACATATCTTGCTCAATCACTCGGTTTCGTTTTATGAAATTATCAAAGTAAACTTTCAATACTGAATTTGTTAAGGTTGTATCAGGCAAATACTGCCTCAAATTACTATCAATTAAATCTTTCCGTATTGCTTTGTATGCTTCATTGATGCTTCCAGAATTAATGCAAATGAGAGAAATATGTTTATAAATTTTTCTTTTCTCAGGTGTAATATTAGGCTCTGCTGCATAAGGGTCTTTTGATAATTTCTTCCGTCTTAGGTTATATAACATTCCTATATGTAACCCGCTGTAATCAAGCTCAACTGTCGAATGTCCATCTATGTGGAAATACTTTCTTACAGCTTTAGGCATGTTACATTCCACTCCTCTATAAAATCGTCCTTCTTTGTTAAAGTTAGTATTGAATATTCTTACAAGATATGTTTTGCGTAAAGGAATAGTAAAGTTGCCACCCGCTAAATTAGTCGGAATTCTTTGCGAGTACATCTTAATACTATCGGCATGTTCGTAGTATAACTCAGCCGGTATATTTTTTATTGATATCCTATGCCTTTCACGAACATCGGAATATTTTTCCATGTCTCTTTTCATAGCTCTTGTTAAAGTTGTATCGTTATAACTTGTATCTATTTTATCCCCGGATGAATTTACTGTTCTTAATATAATGAAGTTTGAAGGTCTGAGGTTTATAACTTCACTTTCATCAACAGAATTAATAAAAGAGATTAAAGAAGGTTTGGGCGTGTATCCTGTTGTAACCCGCTTTGTTATATGCGGTTTTATTTCCAAGTAACCTTGTCTTACTAACTCATCAAGCAACGAACGAACAACTGCATAGGTTTGATGATCCGGGTAATAATCACGAGGTCTTTCAGCGTACCATTGTTTGTTTTTCTGTATTATCAAAGGTCTGTTCTGAGCTAGTGCAAACTTCAAATTAACAAGCAGATTAATCAGAAAATCTTTTTTGTTCTGAAGTAGTCTGTTACCTACATCTAATTTTTCAAATAGCTCATCAGCTTTTCTTTTTAATGCTTCATTGTTTGAGTAAAACTCAAAGTTGTGACGTAAATCTTTTTCTATAAGTGCCATTGTAAAAGTAGTCCCGTCGTTAAACGGGACTTTTAATTTTAAAATAATTTTTCCTTTTTTTGTCTCTCTTTATTCATCTTTATCTGCTTCTCAGCATAATCGAACATCAGCTCACGATTACTATCACCTATATCTCCAGTAAAAAGGTAGTCAAGCAGATTCCTTTTTTTCTCATCAAATATTTTGAACATATCTTTACCTTTTTCTACGCCATATATATCAATAAACTCGGAAAGACCCAGCCAATATTGCACAAGAAAAATATGCCCCATTTGATTGTAAACAGGAGTTGTGCGTCGTGTATTTAAATCCATACTAATTTTATTAAAATTTATATCGTTTTTCTTTTAAAAATTTCAGGTAGCCTTTTGGGGCTACCTGAATTAATACTGTTTTTATTTTATCGCTATAAGCTTTTTAATAAGTTCATCGAAATCCTTTTGAGTGGAATCCTTGGTTAGTGTACTTATAAGCTTACCATTGGTTTGTCTTAAACCAACTATAAAAAGATTTTTTTTCATCTTCTTTTTTTAAAAAAAATTTAACTCGTTTTTGTTTAATCTTCAGGTAGCTCATCTAAGCTACCTGAGTTACTCCGTTTTTATTTTATAGCTATAAGCTTTTTAGCAAGTTCCTCGAAATCCTTTTGAGTGGGATTTTTAGGTAAAGTGCCTATAAGCTTAGCGTTGGTTTTTCTCAAACCAGCCGTATAAAGATTTTTTTTCATCTTCTCTCTTTCTAAAATTTAACTCGTTTTTATTTTGAACTTCAACCCTCGGTGATTGAAGTTGTATTACTGTTTTTAAAATCAGAAGTCGCCCGGCTCTGAAGCCAGGTCTCTTCCTCGTTTTTATTGTCTGCAAGAGCTCAATGTGTTCAGAGGAAGTTTTATTTACCTCCTCACTTCCCTTTGGTTTATTTGTTAATTTCAAGCTGCTCATATTGAAGATTGATTTCATTTTTCCTAAATCTGTTGAACCATATACGGTTTTAATCACAGAGTAAGTGTGTTAATTGATAAGATAAAATTACGATACTTGTGTTTAGTAAAAAAGAGTTTTTATAGAAAGTGAACGAAAAATTGGTCGAAAAAAGGAAAGTGATGTGATTACTTTGAAGGATTTTTAAGAAGATTGGATATCCAAAATTTGACACAATTTAGAGGAGAAATTAATAAACCACCTCTTTCTTTTATTTGAAGCATTTCTACCTGATGCATCACCAATTTGTTTGTTAGTCATTTCTTTTTTATATTTATCTACGAAATGTTCTGCAACCAGAACGTAATACCCATTATCATCGTTAAATTCAATTTTTTTCTCATTACGTAACGTATCAAAAAAAAGAGCCAGACTATTAAAGTTATGGTTCCACACCAGAGGTGCAACACTGGATCTATCCATATTTAAATTTTCAACGGAAGCTTTTATTTTACTATCTTTAACAAAAAAGTGTTGAAGTAATTGCTCATCGTCATCATAAAGAACATAATTTATTTTCCTGAATTCATTAAACAGTTTTATTAGCAATTCTATTGTATCACTCCAAACAATCTTAGGTGTTAATATTTCAGGTAAAAATTCAAATGGATTTTTGCTTTTGCCAGAATCATTTGTTGGTGTGTTTTTTACATCATGCTTTAATTCAATTTCATCGGGGTCTCCCCATCCTAATTCAATATTATGTTTAACATAATAATTATTAGATATTCTGTGACCTACTAATTTATCTATACTGTCATTTAATAAATCTAATATTGAAAAATAATATTGTTCAAATTTATCAATTGGGTATTCTTTTATATTATAGCGAAGAATGAAGTTGTAATATTCTTCATGATGAGAACTTATCAGCTCGAAGTTTATCTTTTTCGGTTCAATTTTAAAAATAAACTTTAGATAGTCCGGGCATAATTTTTTTAACTCTGAAATGTTTATCGGTTTTATTTTTTCAAGTCTGGAAGCTGACTTGGGAGATTTTTTGTCGTACAAATATTTTAACTCATTGAGTAATACAATTTTTTTAAAAGCATTGTATTCTGACACAGGAATTTTAATTCCCGCATGAGTCTTTAACTCGGTTATGTTCTTCAGTGGTTTCCTTAATGCCATGAATGATACTTTTATGATTTATTGCTTAACCTTAATCTCAGGTCGTTAAGTTTGCTTTATCAAATTCTTCATACAAAACTTCTAAAATTTTTACCATAGCAAAAGTATCAAGCTTACAATATTCCAATAGGTTTTTCCTAAATTCAATATATTGTTCAGTAGGTAAACCATCTTTGATAAATTTTAGAAAAGAATTACTTGCAGCGGTGCCATTATTTACTGCAAGATTTTGATAACTCATGGTAGGCACCATTGCCGGTAAAACATCTTTGATAGAGTATGAACCCTTCATAGCGGGTTTATAGAAATGCTTACCTCTGAAAGGAATAACCAAATCTACAAGTCTTGATATTAAGCCATCTATATTTTGTTTGAATGAAGGGAAATCTTTGGCTATTTCATTTAATCGAGTTTTTTCAAAAGCCAGATTGTAAACGACAATACTCCCGGATGTTCCTAATTCTAGAATCAATTTTGTTATAAAATCTTCTCGGGGGTCATTTCTATGTTCGCTTAAGAATTCAGAATGTTGTGTTTCTGAATTCTTAGAGCTTTGTATATGTAAAGAATATTGAAAAGTAATTTGCTGGTGTGGTTTGGTTTTATCGAACAATGGAATTGCAGACTTTATTGACTCGAAATCTAAAAAGTATAATGGGTAAACCAAACCACTTAAAAAACTTCTTATCTCTTCTTTGTTAATATAATCACGATTTAATTTTGCTGAGTTAACATGTATTTTTTGTGTCGCAGTTAATCCGTCTTCAGGGACATCTTTTGCTTTTATAATTCCTCTCGAGTAAAAACTAATTTTTTTCTCTTCAGTTAATCTTGAAATATCGAAAACTGAATCTTCAGGGATGCCCGACCAGCAATGAGATTTGTAATCACATTTATGTGGCTCCTCACAATGTCTTCCAATTGTTCGTGTTGGACAAGTTGTTGAATTAAGAGAATTTTTAAACTTTATAATTTCTGATGCGACGAAATCCTGTTGTCCACATATGTCTGCTAATGCTGATTCAGCTACGAATAATTCTCTTAAATCAATTTCACCATTCCTAGAATATTGGTTATTCAAGCGAATCATTGAAAAGTCATTTAATTTCAGACCTGACTTCATAATTACATAATATTGATATGATGCATCAACTTTGTGTTCGTCTTTTATTTTTGTTGTACTTTTAACTTCGTATGCATTCCACCCATTTTCTGTATAATCAAGAATGTCAATAACAGTTAAGCACTCATCATAAAGAAATGCAGCTTCAAAGATTGTTTTCCTTTCTGAAATTAATCTTTGAGTAACCAGAATTCCTTGCTCAATATTCCCATGATTAAAATTTGTATGTACTCCGTCCGGAAAAAGCCTTTGTGCATATTCACCAACAATTTTCCCTGTTTCAAACAATTCCTTTGTAGCTTCACTAATTGGAGCTTTCAATTCAGGATTGTTCTTATCCAAGTAAAGCATCTTGACACAATGCGACCCTCTTGTAAAACTTGTTTTGCTTAAGATGTAATCAGAATTTGGCATGAGTTCACAATAGAAAAATAAGTTAATGATTTCAATTCAAATTTATCCTACTTCTAAGTTGAATTAACAGAGCATATTATTTAAATTATAAATTAATAATCAATTTCTTAGAAAATAGTAATGTAGTTAGATGAATCATTGGAAAGAGCCGTATCCCGATAAAATGGAAAATTTAATCTTGGATTGTGAATCTGTATTAGAATCACTACTGTTAAAAATAAATCATAAAGATTGCAAAACTTTAGGAGAGTTATTTATTAAAGATAAAAACAGCAACAAAATACTTATAAGAAAAGATGAGATAAAAAGACTTGGTTATACTTTTAATAATCGATTAACTAAATCAGATAAAAATCTTAATGAAATTAAAGGAATTTATATGTTCGGTAGTATTGACGAAGTTGATAAAATTGAGCCTATTTACATAGGCATTTCAGGTACAATTTTGAGAAGAATTAGACAACACTGTTGGGGTAAGTATCACTCCGAAGCAACTTTAGCATATTTGATGACTTCAAGTGATTTAAACCATCAAGGTAGAAGAGACCAACTTTCATATAGTGAATTGGAATTACGACAAGTAGTTATAAGAAACTTTAAAGTTGCTTTTTTTCCTTTACAAGATGATTATTCGTTGTATTTTATGGAAGTTTACATTGCTGGAAGGCTTAAAATTAAATGGAATAGTTTTAGAACACATTGAAGTAAAAGATAAATTCAAAATATTTATTAAAACATACTAAATAGAATGTTAGATTATACCAATTATAATAGAGGTTCGGAATGGAGAAAGTGGGACTTACATTTACACACTCCAGGAACAAATAAAAATGATCAATTTGAAGGTGAAACTTTGGATGAAAAGTGGAAACTATTTATTCAGACTATCAATACATCTCCAATAGAAATTGCTGTAGTTGGTATTACGGATTATTTTAGTGTTTCAAATTATTTTAAATTTAAAGAATATTTACTAAATGGAGCTATAACTAAAAAGATTGAGTTAATTTTACCTAACATTGAATTAAGAGTACTACCAGTTACAGGATCCTCTACCCCTATAAACCTTCATTGTATTTTTAATTCTGAAATTGATAAGGAAATTGAAACAAGATTTTTAGCAAAATTAAAGTTTACTAACGGAAGTAGTAGTTATTCAGCAACCGAATCAGAATTGGAACGATTGGGTCGTGACCATGAAAACAACACAGGACTTGATAAAATTTCTGCATACAAAAAGGGAGTTGAGCAATATGTGATTACTATGGAAACTCTTTTTGATGTATTTAAAAATG
The genomic region above belongs to Bacteroidota bacterium and contains:
- a CDS encoding site-specific integrase, with translation MFITKARNGYFYLYYNTNGKRKKVSTLTKNKSQALKFLKDFNQDIKPIIPIPKSYSLSELRTPILNYVQSNYAKDTLAQYITTFKNLIRILGDIKLEQFGIMEMEHYKNIRSKEVKKTTCNIDIKNTKAIINLAIKLELITENKISKVKKFHIGESKILSMSETEVKKLLEAIDNPMLLNIVKVGLYSGCRISEILNIQRDDINFNSRILTISNKESFNTKTKLNRTIPLSEEFSQLLKSILATKKSTDNYYLFTDKRKNKYTRGAIAKLFKPYILKAGLNNKFHFHCLRHTFITLLIKKGVSINYVKELAGHTDIKTTMNYIHIVTDDLRDAVSKINITL
- a CDS encoding DUF2779 domain-containing protein, whose amino-acid sequence is MDKNNPELKAPISEATKELFETGKIVGEYAQRLFPDGVHTNFNHGNIEQGILVTQRLISERKTIFEAAFLYDECLTVIDILDYTENGWNAYEVKSTTKIKDEHKVDASYQYYVIMKSGLKLNDFSMIRLNNQYSRNGEIDLRELFVAESALADICGQQDFVASEIIKFKNSLNSTTCPTRTIGRHCEEPHKCDYKSHCWSGIPEDSVFDISRLTEEKKISFYSRGIIKAKDVPEDGLTATQKIHVNSAKLNRDYINKEEIRSFLSGLVYPLYFLDFESIKSAIPLFDKTKPHQQITFQYSLHIQSSKNSETQHSEFLSEHRNDPREDFITKLILELGTSGSIVVYNLAFEKTRLNEIAKDFPSFKQNIDGLISRLVDLVIPFRGKHFYKPAMKGSYSIKDVLPAMVPTMSYQNLAVNNGTAASNSFLKFIKDGLPTEQYIEFRKNLLEYCKLDTFAMVKILEVLYEEFDKANLTT